GCCATGGATATACATATGGCCATGCTAGAGCTCCAGAAAAAGTTACATGTTCAGTGAGACCTAAATTTTGAGAAGCATTAGCAGCCATCATTAGTTGATTAACGGCCCATTCTTGTCTTGCTTTAGGATTTCCTTTGACTTCAGGTGCAGCAAAGCCATCAAAAGCAACATCATAGGCAGGATGTACAGCTACGAGCTGTCCTTGAAGATGGGTTGATAATTCAGTCAGAGATAAGCCATGATTAGACAAAGTGCCTTTGACATCATCGCAGTAATCTTTGCTTTCGGATGCTTTTTTTAAATCAAAAAGTCGTGCATCCCAACTTGGAATTTGAACTCCTATATATCCAAGATCACTTGCCCATTTAGAAATATTTTCAAGATTATTGAATGGTGCCTCATCACCAGCAAACTGTGCTAAAAAAATAGCAGGCCCTTTAATAGACATTTTAATATCCTCCGGCGGTTATTTTATTACAGAGTTAGATAAATTAAAAACATTTTTGACTATGAAAAAATTTCATAATACAAGCTCTTTATCCAAATGATTTTTTAAAGAAAATGTATATTGTATACAAAGTTAATCATCAATAAGGAGGAATCGATGAGAAAAATACTATCTGTATTTTTAGTCCCTGTTTTCACCTTACTTTTTACTTTTAATGCTAAAGCAGAGTCTTTGACTCTAGGTTGGGCCGCTTGGGACCCAGCAAATGCTTTACAGGAATTAAGTAAAGAGTTTACAGCTGAAACAGGTATTGAAATGAACTTCGAGTTTGTCCCATGGACAAGCTTTGCTGATAGAATGTTAAATGAACTTAACAACAAAGGTAAGACATTTGACTTATTAATTGGAGACTCACAGTGGATTGGTGCTGGAGCAACATATGGTCACTATGTAAAACTTAATGACTTTTTTGATGCAAACGGTATTTCAATGGACGACTTTAATCCTGCTACTGTGTATGCTTATTCTACTTGGCCTAAGGGTACACCAAACTACTATGCGCTTCCAGCGATGGGTGATGCTCTAGCTTGGGCTTATAGAAAAGACTGGTTTGATAGACCTGAACTTCAAGCAGAATTTAAATCAAAACATGGTTATAGCTTAGGTGTACCAAAGACTTGGGATGAGCTTTACGATATGTGTACTTTCTTCCAAGGAAGAGAAATTGACGGCGTTGTAAGATACGGTGCTGCGATTAACACAGAGCGTGGTTCTGAAGGTATCACTATGGGTGTAACTGCCGCAATGTACGCTTGGGGTATGGAATATGAAGATCCAAATAGTCCTTACTCAATGGACGGTTACTTCAACTCTGCAGCAGCAGCTGAAGCAGTTGAGTTCTATAAAAAGATGTATGATGACTGCGCACCTCCAGGACACTCAGATGCTTACATGGTAGCTAACCTAGACGCATATAAGTCTGGACAGGTTGCTTTCCAAATGAACTGGTATGCATTCTGGCCGGGTGTTTACAAAGAAGACAGTGACGGACGTGAGTCAGGTTTCTTTGCTAACCCATGTCAAAACGTATGTGCCGCAACTCTTGGTGGTCAGGGTATCTCTGTTGTAAGCTATTCAGATAAACAAGACCTAGCACTTGAGTATATGAAATGGTTTGCAAGACCAGATATTCAGCAAAAATGGTGGGATTTAGGTGGCTATTCATGTCATATGGATGTGCTTGGATCTCCTGATTTTGTTGACTCCGCTGTCTATGCTCAAGGTTTCTTAGACTCAATGGGCATCGTTAAAGATTTCTGGCAGGAGCCTACTTTCGTTGAATTAATGCTTCCAATGCAGGAGCGAATTCATGACTACGTAGTTAACGGAAAAGGTTCTGCTCAAGAAGCTCTCGATAAAATTATCGAGGACTGGGAAGAAGTCTTTGAAGCTGACGGAAAAATATAAAATATAACATCTATGGGCGGGAATTCATTTCCGCCCATCTATATTTCTTATTTTCATAAATGAAAAGTGCAGTAAAAAAATTTAAAGGATTATCCGACAAAGCCATTGCTTGGATATTTATTACTCCTA
The window above is part of the alpha proteobacterium HIMB59 genome. Proteins encoded here:
- a CDS encoding carbohydrate ABC transporter substrate-binding protein, CUT1 family (PFAM: Bacterial extracellular solute-binding protein) — its product is MRKILSVFLVPVFTLLFTFNAKAESLTLGWAAWDPANALQELSKEFTAETGIEMNFEFVPWTSFADRMLNELNNKGKTFDLLIGDSQWIGAGATYGHYVKLNDFFDANGISMDDFNPATVYAYSTWPKGTPNYYALPAMGDALAWAYRKDWFDRPELQAEFKSKHGYSLGVPKTWDELYDMCTFFQGREIDGVVRYGAAINTERGSEGITMGVTAAMYAWGMEYEDPNSPYSMDGYFNSAAAAEAVEFYKKMYDDCAPPGHSDAYMVANLDAYKSGQVAFQMNWYAFWPGVYKEDSDGRESGFFANPCQNVCAATLGGQGISVVSYSDKQDLALEYMKWFARPDIQQKWWDLGGYSCHMDVLGSPDFVDSAVYAQGFLDSMGIVKDFWQEPTFVELMLPMQERIHDYVVNGKGSAQEALDKIIEDWEEVFEADGKI